The genome window AAGATGAAGGACTTCTGGGCCTCGGTCGTCATGAACGCCGGGCGCTATTCCGGCAAGCCGGTGCCGGCACATACGAAGCTCCCGGATCTTCAGCCCTGGCATTTCAAGGTCTGGCTCGATCTGTTCGAACAGACGCTTGCAGACACCGCCCCGCATCCGGACGCGGTTCCCTACTTCATGGAACGGGCGCGACGCATCGCCCGAAGCCTGGAGTTCGCCATTTCCGGGCTGCCTCCTCTCAACGCTGGAGCAAGACCATGAGCATTGTCGCCCTTGTCATCGTCGCGGAGATCGGCACGGGCCTGTTCTTCGCGCTTTATCTCGGCGCGCTGACCATCGGGCTGCGCGAGGACCGCGACTGTGCCCGCGTGCCGGTGCTCGACGCCACCGGCCGGGCACTCTTTCTGGCGGCAAAAACCGGCTTCGCCACCGGCATTCTGGCCGTCATCGTCCTGACCGTCCTGAACATCGCGGGGAGCGTGGCATGATCATCAACACGAACACGGAAACTGGCCGCTGGGGCCGAACCTGGCCCTGGCTGCTGCTGTGGGGCGCGGCCCCAATGCCGCTCTATATCTGGCTCGTGGTGGGGATG of Stappia sp. ES.058 contains these proteins:
- a CDS encoding group III truncated hemoglobin — translated: MTTIRVRSASERRREIEQTAAALGIDDAYISTLVETFYGRVRAHEVLGPIFAAEIGDDWDPHLAKMKDFWASVVMNAGRYSGKPVPAHTKLPDLQPWHFKVWLDLFEQTLADTAPHPDAVPYFMERARRIARSLEFAISGLPPLNAGARP